TTTATGGGAGTGCAGGTTCGCCATATGCAGGCCTGGAGATTAAACCTGAGGATTTAGTCAAATTGGCAAACGCGGAAGTTGTTGACATCGGCCTATGATTTGAGAAAAATTGACTGAAGCCTTATTATTTTTTCCTGTATTGCTATACAGAGAATTGCCAGAGACCGGCTGTTTAATTATTTTTCTTTCGTTTCTTTTTCTGGTAATTTTTCCTCCTTTAGTTCGGCTTTTCTTTTAGCCAGTTTTCTTTTCTTCATCTTTTGCTCAGCTTGCTTCAAAAATGTTTTAAGCACTTCGATGTTTTCGGGCCATTTGCTGGATCGGCGTTCATCAACGCGTAGGTTAAGTTTTCTGGCTTGAGGGATCGATAATTCCATATCAGCTAGTTCACCGACTGAGAAGCCCCTTCCTTTTCGGGCTTTACGAGTCTTTGGGGCTTTAACAATTGCTTCAGGCGGCTCTAATAACATGATCTCTCATCTCTAAATCAGTGAGTTGTAATCTAGCGGGGATCGTTTCTTTGGTGGCGTAGGGGAGGATTTTCGAAGATATATCTATAAGATTTTCGATGGTTGTCTTCTGTTGGGAATTAAATGCGACCCATCACATGTTTGGCCGCTCCTCAGTTCTGACATTCCCTCTCGGCAGACCGCATAAGTCATTCCAAAATCTTCTGCAAGGTTCTTGAGGTTGCGCAGTAAATCTAGCCGTAAAGCCTTTGGTAGGTATCGTGCCCTTCCGACTTGTTCCCCTGAAACCCAGTAGAGTTCATTAAGCGTTTCCTTAAATTCCGGAAACGTATTTACTAAGCGATTAAAACTATCTCTTTTCGCCTTATAGGTCGAGGCTACCAGATGGCTGGCTCCAGCTTGCGAAACTTTCTTTACGATTTCTTCTAATTTTTCGTCATTAATCGAGGGTATAATTGGGTCGACACGAATAGTGCATGGGACTCCTGCCATAACCAATCTGCGGATCGCATCAAGACGCCTTTTTGGAGATGGTGCACCCGGTTCAAGCCTCTGGGCAACTTTGTCGTCTATTGTGGTTATGCTTATGCTAACACTGCAGTTTCCTTTTCTGATTATGTCTAAATCTCGAACGACCAAGTCTGACTTGGTTATGAGCTGCACTTTAAATCCACCCCCAAGTAAAATCTGTAGAGCCTTACGTGTTAGTTCGAGTTCACCCTCAGGCGGTGAATAGGGGTCCGCGCTGTTGGCGATTGAAATATGCCGTTCTGGAATTATCCTTTTTAAGTCCAACTGAAGCCTTTTAATGAAGTCTTGTTTAACCCGACAGTGGAAGGCATTAGGAATATACGCAGTGATATAACAGTAGCGACAAGCATGTGCACAGCCAGTATAAGGGGATAAACTATACTTTAGCGGGCAAGTGCAAAGCCTCCCCTTCCAAGGATCAAATGATTGTATTACGGCCATTTTAAGCGCCTAAAGATGTTTATCAATTCTCCATAAATTGTCTTATGGATCAATTTTGGAATAATATTCTTTAATCCAACCCTACCATACTAGCCCTGACAAATCCTATGAATAGATATGTAATATGTCACTTGACACTTTGCGATCCTCAGTAGTTCGAAATCGTTTTCAACGGCTCCCAGCGTTCCCGCTTAACACAAGATTTAAGTTATCTTGTTTCCTCGCAACAAATGTAATGCGGTCGGCAGGGTGAAGCTAGGCGCGGCCGTGGATCGCGTGGATCGCGAGCGGACTCTAGCCTGGTCTAGGACGGGAAAAGGTTGGCTTCAGTCCAATCTTCCGTAGGCCCCCCAAGCTCCTAACCCGGGTTCAAATCCCGGCGGCCGCACCATCTGGGATCTGGTTATAACCCGAATTTTCTGAATACGTAATACTTTGGAAAATCGATACTTAACGTGAATAGCGCTGAGAATCCTAGGATGAAGAGGACCTGATATGGTGTAATTGCCGGAACAATGATGCCGTATACTCCTATTAGTGCGAAGACGCATATGCTAGCCATAGTGGAGACAAGTAATTCCCTGCTTGGCCGTGAAGACCAGAAATGCCTTCTTTCCCTCACCACAAGTACTCTAAACTGACTTGTAAATATGAGCGTCAACATCACGAAAGTCTGAAGCGCTTCCCACTCCAAATGGAAGTAATTTATGCCGATTAGGGCTGTAATTGCACCCTCTGCGATTAATAGTGCGCCTATAATAAGGGAAGCCAGAGTAATGTTCTTTACGTTCCACTGATTTGGATTGCTTGTATGTTTTACATTATCCGTAGCCAGCGACATCGTCGCAAAATCATTTGCAAATACAAGCAGGACCATGCCTAAGACAGAGAGTAAGACTCTATGTAGCCAGAAAAACCCCAAGACCAGTAAACCGATAAATTGTATAACTTTTGTGATTTTGTTTATTACCCATGTCAGCATTCGCTGATATATTTTTCGACTTATCTTTATTGCATCGATTATTTGTTTTGTCCCTGTTTCAGTTAAGACTATGCTTGCAGAGGCCTTTGCCACATCCGTTGAATTGCTTACAGCTATGCCTAGCTCCGCCTGCTGGAGGGCTGGTGAATCGTTGACTCCGTCGCCAGTCATTCCCACTATATGTCCCTTGGACTGTAGTAGCTTTACAATCCTATACTTGTCTTCTGGGTATATCTCAGCAAATCCATCGGATTCCTCAAGAATTCTTGCCTGTTCCATTTCGTTTAACCCTTGTAGATCTCGCATTCGACAAATCTTATTGCCAATCGATACTTGGCGGGCTATCTCTCTAGCTATAGAGATATTATCACCCGTGAGCATCTTCGGTTTCACACCTAGCGATTTCAATTCTTCTATTGTACTTCTTGAATCTGGTCTGGGCGGATCTGTTAGCGGTAGCAATCCTACAAGTTGAAGGGTGTTCAAATCATTGGTTTCAGATTTGGCAATGGCTAGCGTCCTATACCCTTTCTGAGATAACTCCTCAACTATTCTAAGCGCGTTTTCTTGAGTTTCTTTATCGGTTCCCGCGCATACAGGTATGACTATTTGAGGTGCACCTTTAACAACTCTAAACCGTTCTCCTTTGCCTTCGATGATTGCCTCTGACCTCTTAATTGATGGGTCAAATGGGGTAAATGAAATCTGTTTATATGCACTGTAGTCCACGCCTAATCTTCTAGCGTATTCAATTACCGCGAGATCTATCATATCTTTGCTTTCTTCTCTGGACGCTAAACTTCCCATTAAGGCTACATCTTCTTTCCTAAATTCAGAAAATGGTATGGGATCAACAACTGACAACTTATTCTGCGTTATTGTTCCTGTTTTGTCCAGGCAGAGTACTTCTACTGAAGCCGCATCTTCGATCGAGTTGAGCCTAGTAACTAGTGCCCCCTTACGTGCAAGTTCTATTGCACCAATAGCAAGAACCACTGTGAAAACAGCTGGTAAAGCGACGGGAACAGCTCCGAGGAGAAAGGTTAAGACAAGAGTCAATATGGAGAGAAAGTCTAAATGTACTAATATAGCGTCTATTGCGACTGAGACTGTGGCGACTATGCTTACGTACATCGTGTATCTAACTACAGCCATCATAATTTGTTCTTGATGCGAGGTTGGTTTAGCTATCTTTACCAGTTCGGCTGTTCTTCCAAAATAGGTATTTACTCCAGTATTAAGCACAACACATCTAGCTTCCCCTCGTTTCACTATGGAGCTTGAGTAAACTATTCCTGATTTGTACACGCTTACTGGAAGAGATTCGCCGGTTAGAGCCGACTGATCAACAGATACTTCACCGCTCACTATCTTTGCATCTGCAGGTACTATATCGCCAAGCCCGATAACAATTATATCACCAGGTACTAACTCTCTTGCATCTCGTATGACCCATTTTCCATTCCGGAGCACTTTCGCCTTGACTGCTAGCTTTTTCATTAGAATTTCCAAGGCTCTTCGGGAACCTCGGGTGTGTAGAAAACTGATGGTAGCATTTAGTGTAAGTAATCCAACGATTATGATTGCCTCTAGATAGCGGCCCAGAATGTATGAAATGGTTATCGTCAGTTCTAGAAGCCAGGGCATAGGACCCCAGTAATGCGACAAGAAGTCAAGGATAGGATTCTTCCTCTTCTCGACAACTTCATTGTACCCAATTATTTCAATCCGTTTTTTTGCTTCCGAGTCCGTAAGGCCTTGTAGTGATGTCCCTAGCAGCTTAATTGCTTCATCGACTGAGATTTGCTCGTACTCTGAAATGTTTGTGTTCCTCACACAGCGGCTAACCTCGATTTTTCGTTATTTAGTAGCTTCTTTTCCGAAAATGCTTCCAGCATATAAGGTCTTATCCGCGATATGGCTCAAAATGATCTTGCTGTCCAACTTTAATGTTGTAACTCGATATTTTACTAGCATTTTCTCTTGCTTTTGCGCTCTTAATAAATCCATCGCTGCGCAGGCTGTTAACAGCGCAGGATACAACTTACCTCCCGCTCCGATTTGGTCATTCCAGGGAGTTGGTCTTGTTTTATACATGAGCTTTCAGGTTGTAGGCATAAAAGAATTGAGTAGAACTTAGATTACGGAAATTGTGCCGATTAATTTGTAATACGTAAGAATAGTGAAAATGTTATTTTTGCTGGAGATATATGAGGCATTTAGAATGATCTGAGGATGAGGCTTCAGTGGCTGGATTTAAGGACTAAACATAGTTAAGAAACCCGTCAAAGTACTTCAATCCTAAAATGAGATAAGCATTTTTGGGTTATTGTTGAGAAATGCGTTCCTTTAATCTTCTCTCGGAATTCATCGATTTTCTGGGCTTAATGCGATGAAGCAGACCATTAACTTAACGGATATTTGAAACCAGGAATTTTGCGCAAAGCGACAAGTAGTGGAACGCCAACCAGGAAAGAGACTACAACGACCAGCACATCTTCTATATAGGAGTCGATTGCGCCGGTTACAAAAATGAAATACACTACATCAGAGGGCCAGCCAAAAACTAAGTATAATCCTGCGGGAATAAGCAGGAAAACTCGTGTTAAGGAATCTGTAACCGTTCCGATAAAGGAAACAAGAATCATGGATAGGGATAGGCGCTTAATATCCTCTTCAAACAACCATTTGCTTATCTTTGCCACAGGGTAAATAAGAACAAAAGCGAGTAAGATGTCCAGAATCGTCCAGATTGGAAGCCAAGTCCCAAATGGATGAATAAAATAGGCTGCGAGCATAACTGCATAAATCGCTATTACTGGCTTCCACCGCCCTATAGCTAAAAGACTGCAAGCTAAAACTCCCATGGGTTCAGCAACTATTCCAAATATCCAAACGTCGATAGGCTTGATTGTCCTAGCAATGATGCTACCTATGAGGGCGGCAAGAAATCCAGCCCAGGGACCTAAAATAATTCCCTCAATAGGCTCTAAGTATATGGCCCAGTTGCGCCACAATCCAAATGACATAAAATATAATATCACATGTAATGCGGCAAAAACCCCGATGAGGGCAATGTTTTTTGTTAATAACCGCGGCATATTAACCGGATGTAATCTTTTGCACAATGCGTATTTAAATTAAAATAAAGAAATACCTTCATATTACTTGGGAACTAAGGAGGTTACACCGCCTCACACGACTATTTTTGGATGGCAGATCGAGTACGTCTAGTCCTTCCTTCATGTAAATTTCAAACAAGGGTAATTGCAAATAAAATCGGAATTACTATGAAAGCAATAAATAGAATGATAGTTAGCTTCATAATCCTCAAAGCTCGGGCAATATGTCTTGCTGTTAGTTCCTCATTTGCATCACCCAACGTGTAGCAGTTTAGTTTTTCTAGCTGTACATTCAACGCACCAGCCATGGTCGACATAGGCCATCCAGCGTTCAGACTATCCGTTTTACCTTTATCTCTAGAAAGAATTCTCCGAGCATTTCTCCAACTTTCCCCCGAAAGCCATGCCGCTAAAACCATTAGTAGAGCGGTGAGGCGAGCGGGGATAAAATTGGCAATAGTATCAAGTCGAGCAGAGAACCATCCAAGGTAGGCATGCTCTGGATCCTTATATCCAACTATAGAGTCCAAAGTGTTAATAGCCCGGAAGGCGATAGCACCTGGAATACCAGCTAAAGCGAAGTAAAAGATCGCTGAAGTTACCCCGTCTACAGTCCCCTCAGCAATCGATTCAACAGCGCCGGAAATTACTTGTTGCTCATTAAGATTCCATGTGCCACGCCTTACTAGGTGTTGCAACAACCCTCTAGCAGTCTTAATATCTCCATCTTCGAGGGCAGTGGCTATTGGGACGGCATGATGTTCCATGGATCTGATAGCGAAAGTTTGTTTTAGAAAAAAGGCAGCAACGACAACATACGCTATTCGACCAATGTATTGTCGGAGTATGAGTAGCGTGAAATAACTAGAGATAGCAAAGAAGCCTACAACAGTTAAAGCTAGCAAAATACCATTCAATTTTTCAATATTTGAGCTCTTATTTCTCAGCTTGGGCTTTAAAAACTCAATGAGGGTTCCAATCCAAACAGTTAAATGAATTTTCTTCGGCGGTTCTCCTAGCGCGAGATCAATTAAAAGTGCTAAAGTTAATACAGCTACCAAAGTAGCAAGTTCAACTAGCTTCGGTGAAAACATTCTTTTCAACTCTTAAATGAAGCGAACCTGGGGAGCCTATACGGATTCCTTTTATTAGGGAAAAACTGTTAGTGTCATCTTTAGCTTGTTCCATCAACTGCTAACTGACTCCAATTTCTTTTAGAGCTTCTAACAGTCTTTGGTTCTCCTGTCTTGTTCTAATGGCTACTCGGATGAAATATTTGTTAAGCCCTCTAAAAGAACTGCAATCTCGTATAAGTATACCCTGATTAAGCATTTTCAGTTTTAACTCAGCTGCAGTCAAGCCCGTCCTCCTGATATCTATGAAAATGAAGTTGGCATCGGATGGGAAAACTTTGAAACAGCCGATTTTTTTTAATTCACTAAGGAGAAATGCTCTCTCTTCTTTAATTAACTTCTCTGTTTTTTGTATGTACTCCCTGTCCTCTAAGGCGGCTATAGCCGCGGCTTGAGCTAGAACATTTACGTTCCATGGTAGTTTCACTCTTGAGAGAACGTTAACCATATCTTTGCAAGCAACACCGTATCCAATTCTTAGACCTGTTAATCCGAAGGCTTTTGTGAACGAGCCGAGGACAAAAACATTTGGGTATGTTTCTACTTGTTTTGCTAACGAAGAACGTTTCTCTCTACTAACAAACTCCATAAAAGTTTCGTCGAGAAAAACTATAACATCCTTTATGAGAGCCTCTTGGACAACTTCAAGAATAGCTTCGCGGGGTATTAGTGTACCTGTAGGATTGTTCGGGTTACATAAGAAAATCACATGAGTCCTTGGGTTGATCTCATTAAGTAGATTTTTAGGATGAAACATGAAATCCTTATCTAACCTAAAAAACTTCGTCTTTCCCCCCGTCTTCTTAACGGCTCTCTCATATTCGCTAAACGTTGGTATAGGAATTAGAGCTTCTGTCCCTTTTCCTAAGAAAGCCTCAGCAAATAAGTAAATGAGTTCACAAGACCCGTTGCCCACTATAATATTCTCCTCGTCAATGTCTCCAGTATGGTGGGCGATGGCTTTCTTCAACGTTCTCGAGCTTGAGTCGGGATAAAACGGAATTTGCCATAGGCATGAGTTTATAGCTTCAAGAGCCTTCGCCGGAGGCCCAAGTGGGTTAATGTTTGAGCTAAAATCTAGAACTCGACCATGCTGAATGTCGTAGTTACTAGCTATATCCCAAACTTCTCCCCCATGTATATATTCAGTCAGGCTCCGTACCTCGGGTCGAGCTAACTCTAAAATCGGCTTCATGAAAAACCCTACTTCAAGTCTTTTCTGATAGATCATGTTTCTTATAGTAAATTTTTTATAATGTAATTAATTTAAAGCCTTGGATGGATTATCCATCCAGGTACGTCTATGTTTCGCCAAAAGAAAATCATGTTAATAACTGCAGTGGCCGTAACCCTCATAATTTTGGGGATTGTTGGGTATGCGCCCCATCGTGTATTAGTAATTTTGCCAACTCCTCCATTAACGCTCACAGATGATTTTGGGAGAACTGTAACTCTTCCTAAGATTCCCGAAAGAATTGTTTCTTTATCACCCAGCAATACAGAGATACTTTTTGCTTTAGGGCTTGGTCCTAAGGTAGTGGGGGTAACTAAGTTCTGTGATTATCCGCCGGAGGTTCTTCACAGAGTCAGGAATGGAAGCATAGCGGTGATTGGGGGCTTTGTGGATCCAAGTATTGAGAGAATAGTGGCATTGAATCCCGACCTGGTTTTGGCGGCGACACGTCTTCAAGAGAATGTTGTTAATGAGCTTGAAAAAATGGGTCTGAGAGTCATAGCTCTTGACCCCCATAACCTCAGCCAAATCCTCGTAGACATAAAATTAGTTGGAAAAGCCTGCGGAAAGTCGGGGGAGGCTGAAATGCTTGCTAATGAGATGAAGCGGGTAATCGATTTTATATTTAGTAGAACCAAGAACGTACCTAACAGGCCGAGGGTGTATTATGAAGTTTGGTTTGAGCCATTATATAGTATTGGACCTGGAACCTGGCAAAACGAACTCATTGAGATGGCGGGGGGAGTCAATATTTTCGCCGATGCCAAACAGGCTTATCCAATAGTTAGCTCCGAAGCAGTAATTCAGCGCGATCCCGAAATAATCATTGTCTCAATTGGATACATGGGTGGTGTAAAAAAGGAAGATTTCGAGAAGCGTCCAGGCTGGAGTGCGATTAGTGCCGTGAAAAATAATAGGATTTATGAGATAGATGAAGATCTTGTCGTCAGACCCGGTCCGAGAATAATTCAAGGCTTAGAACAGCTAGCTAAGTTTATTCATCCGGAGATTTTCGGCACCAATTTGGAATCTTATAAAATGAATATTATTGATATGAAGTCAGAGGAATAAATGTGTTTGAGCGTGGCATTTCAGCTTGACAAGAATCTATCATATCGTGTACTTCACCTACGATAATTCACTCTACATGTTCTTTCGTGGTTGTAACTTTAACTGTGTGGGCTGCATCTTGAAGTTATCAGCTTGGGATTGCCATCTGACTGCTGATATCCGTAGCCAGCTTGACTCGCTGATCGGTGTTAGGACACTTAATTTCAAGGAAATGCAAAAGATAATTGAGCCGTTAGGCGTTGATAGAGTTGTGTTAGGCGGCGGTGAGCCGACTATTGATGCAGAGATTGTAGATGTAGTTAGGTGGCTTAACAGCATCGGTGTCAAAACAATTTTGCTAACTAACGGGTACGCCCTAAGCGAGGACAGGGTGAGGGAATTAGAGGCTAATGGGCTTAATGAGATCTGCGTGAGCATTAAGGCTGTTTCAGATATTATTCACGTTAGATATACAGGGAAATCTAATGAGAAAGTTCTGAAGAATTTTAAGCTTCTAACCAAATGTGGGATTCGGCTTAGGGCTGAGAGCGTGCTGATTCCAGGGCTAATAGAGGCTGCTGAAATAAAAAACATCGCGCGCTTCATTGCTTCCGTAGACTCATCCATTCCCTATAGAATTGATGGATATACCCCGGTCCCTGGGACGCCATGGAGGCAGCCATCTAAGGAAGAGGTGTTTGGGGCGGTAAAAGTGGCTGGAGAATACTTGGAAAACGTCTCTTGTATTTACAGTGAAATGGAACTCAAAGGTAACGTGCACATTGTTTATCCACTGCTTCATAAGGGGCACTGAACTAGCCATATTTGGGTGCGGTATGTTGGAAGCAAGTGAGAGCAGATATCTAAGGCGTTATAGAAGATGGGGAGAGATTATAGTCGCCTTGACAGTGCTATTGGTCATAATTACAATTCTGTCGCTGAATGTCGGCTTCGCCCAGATACCGATCTCTAATATCATTAGAATCTTGATTTATGATGTCCCTTATGTTGGCAACTCGTTTGGCGGCTCAGGTTTTTCGGAGAGTGAGAGACTGATTGTTACTCAAATTAGGCTTCCCAGAATCCTTGCAGGAATTCTGGTCGGAGTTAGCTTAGCTGCATCTGGAACTGTATTTCAAGGGATTTTTAGAAATCCTATGGCAGATCCCTATGTTCTAGGGGTTTCTTCCGGCGCAGCTTTAGGGGCAGCGCTTGCCATTGTGCTTAGGGTAGGATTTACCCTTTTTGGGATTAATACCCTCTCGATTATGGCTTTTGCCGGCGCGGTGACGACTACTCTTATAGTTTATAATATTGCAAGGGTAGGCTCAAGAACTCCCGTAGTAACTCTGTTACTGTCAGGTATAGCGGTCAGTATTTTTCTATCCGCTATTGTTGCTATTTTGCAAGTTATTGCTGGCTGGGAACTGCATAAATTGGTCTTTTGGCTCATGGGTGGGTTTTCGTATATAACGTGGAATGAAGTGTTGAGCATTTTACCTCTGTCATGCTTAAGTGTGTCTTTAATGTACCTCTTTGCTAGAGAACTCAATATTATGGCGCTGGGTGAAGAGGAAGCTCAGCATTTGGGTGTTGATGTTGAAAGGTCGAGATGGATTCTGCTTGCCCTCGGCTCCTTGGCAACCGCAGCTGCAGTTTCAATCAGCGGGTTAGTAGGATTCGTCGGGTTGATTGTACCTCATTTAACGAGGATTTTAGTTGGTCCAGATCATAGGATACTTATTCCAGCCTCGCTTCTGGCAGGAGCCATATTTCTTATTACTTGTGATGCGGTAGCACGTGTTATCTTCGCTCCATCTGAACTTCCTGTTGGGATAATAACTGCCCTTTCAGGAGGGCCTTTCTTCATTTACCTATTACGTAAAAGAAAGGGGAGTTATTCGCTCTAGAGGCGGTTAATTTGGTCTTTTTGGAGCTTCATGATATTAGTTTTCGTTACGAATCGGTGGATGTCTTAGAGAATATAACCTTCTCCATAGGAGAAGGAGAATTCGTAGGGGTACTTGGACCAAATGGATCTGGAAAAACAACATTGCTAAGAACAATTAGTGGACTTTTAAAGCCATATAAGGGGGCTGTCTTGCTCAATGGAACTGACATTCATCGCTTGTCAAGTAAGGATGTTGCGAAGCAGGTTGCAGTGGTTCCTCAAGATTCAGTAGCGGCTTTTAACTTTACAGCTCTAGACATAGTTTTAATGGGTCGGAACCCTCATTTAAGCAGGTTTCAATTGGAGAACCCTCGAGATCTGGCTATCGCAAAGAAGGCTTTAGAGTTAACAGGTGTCTGGCATTTAGCTGATAGACCTATAACCGAGGTGAGCGGTGGAGAACGGCAACGGATAATTATCGCAAGAGCCTTGGCGCAAGAGCCCAAAGTGCTTTTACTAGATGAGCCTACCTTACATTTAGACATCGATAGCCAAATAGGCATAATGGATTTGCTGAAGAATCTTTGCAAAAAGGATAAGCTCATTGTAATGGCTGTCCTTCATGACTTTAACTTAGCCGCTAGATATTGCGACAAAATTATTCTCCTTCAT
This genomic stretch from Candidatus Bathyarchaeota archaeon harbors:
- a CDS encoding ribosomal protein L13e; the encoded protein is MLLEPPEAIVKAPKTRKARKGRGFSVGELADMELSIPQARKLNLRVDERRSSKWPENIEVLKTFLKQAEQKMKKRKLAKRKAELKEEKLPEKETKEK
- a CDS encoding radical SAM protein; translation: MAVIQSFDPWKGRLCTCPLKYSLSPYTGCAHACRYCYITAYIPNAFHCRVKQDFIKRLQLDLKRIIPERHISIANSADPYSPPEGELELTRKALQILLGGGFKVQLITKSDLVVRDLDIIRKGNCSVSISITTIDDKVAQRLEPGAPSPKRRLDAIRRLVMAGVPCTIRVDPIIPSINDEKLEEIVKKVSQAGASHLVASTYKAKRDSFNRLVNTFPEFKETLNELYWVSGEQVGRARYLPKALRLDLLRNLKNLAEDFGMTYAVCREGMSELRSGQTCDGSHLIPNRRQPSKIL
- a CDS encoding plasma-membrane proton-efflux P-type ATPase translates to MSVDEAIKLLGTSLQGLTDSEAKKRIEIIGYNEVVEKRKNPILDFLSHYWGPMPWLLELTITISYILGRYLEAIIIVGLLTLNATISFLHTRGSRRALEILMKKLAVKAKVLRNGKWVIRDARELVPGDIIVIGLGDIVPADAKIVSGEVSVDQSALTGESLPVSVYKSGIVYSSSIVKRGEARCVVLNTGVNTYFGRTAELVKIAKPTSHQEQIMMAVVRYTMYVSIVATVSVAIDAILVHLDFLSILTLVLTFLLGAVPVALPAVFTVVLAIGAIELARKGALVTRLNSIEDAASVEVLCLDKTGTITQNKLSVVDPIPFSEFRKEDVALMGSLASREESKDMIDLAVIEYARRLGVDYSAYKQISFTPFDPSIKRSEAIIEGKGERFRVVKGAPQIVIPVCAGTDKETQENALRIVEELSQKGYRTLAIAKSETNDLNTLQLVGLLPLTDPPRPDSRSTIEELKSLGVKPKMLTGDNISIAREIARQVSIGNKICRMRDLQGLNEMEQARILEESDGFAEIYPEDKYRIVKLLQSKGHIVGMTGDGVNDSPALQQAELGIAVSNSTDVAKASASIVLTETGTKQIIDAIKISRKIYQRMLTWVINKITKVIQFIGLLVLGFFWLHRVLLSVLGMVLLVFANDFATMSLATDNVKHTSNPNQWNVKNITLASLIIGALLIAEGAITALIGINYFHLEWEALQTFVMLTLIFTSQFRVLVVRERRHFWSSRPSRELLVSTMASICVFALIGVYGIIVPAITPYQVLFILGFSALFTLSIDFPKYYVFRKFGL
- a CDS encoding cobalamin biosynthesis protein, with translation MFSPKLVELATLVAVLTLALLIDLALGEPPKKIHLTVWIGTLIEFLKPKLRNKSSNIEKLNGILLALTVVGFFAISSYFTLLILRQYIGRIAYVVVAAFFLKQTFAIRSMEHHAVPIATALEDGDIKTARGLLQHLVRRGTWNLNEQQVISGAVESIAEGTVDGVTSAIFYFALAGIPGAIAFRAINTLDSIVGYKDPEHAYLGWFSARLDTIANFIPARLTALLMVLAAWLSGESWRNARRILSRDKGKTDSLNAGWPMSTMAGALNVQLEKLNCYTLGDANEELTARHIARALRIMKLTIILFIAFIVIPILFAITLV
- the hisC gene encoding histidinol-phosphate transaminase produces the protein MKPILELARPEVRSLTEYIHGGEVWDIASNYDIQHGRVLDFSSNINPLGPPAKALEAINSCLWQIPFYPDSSSRTLKKAIAHHTGDIDEENIIVGNGSCELIYLFAEAFLGKGTEALIPIPTFSEYERAVKKTGGKTKFFRLDKDFMFHPKNLLNEINPRTHVIFLCNPNNPTGTLIPREAILEVVQEALIKDVIVFLDETFMEFVSREKRSSLAKQVETYPNVFVLGSFTKAFGLTGLRIGYGVACKDMVNVLSRVKLPWNVNVLAQAAAIAALEDREYIQKTEKLIKEERAFLLSELKKIGCFKVFPSDANFIFIDIRRTGLTAAELKLKMLNQGILIRDCSSFRGLNKYFIRVAIRTRQENQRLLEALKEIGVS
- a CDS encoding cobalamin-binding protein; the encoded protein is MFRQKKIMLITAVAVTLIILGIVGYAPHRVLVILPTPPLTLTDDFGRTVTLPKIPERIVSLSPSNTEILFALGLGPKVVGVTKFCDYPPEVLHRVRNGSIAVIGGFVDPSIERIVALNPDLVLAATRLQENVVNELEKMGLRVIALDPHNLSQILVDIKLVGKACGKSGEAEMLANEMKRVIDFIFSRTKNVPNRPRVYYEVWFEPLYSIGPGTWQNELIEMAGGVNIFADAKQAYPIVSSEAVIQRDPEIIIVSIGYMGGVKKEDFEKRPGWSAISAVKNNRIYEIDEDLVVRPGPRIIQGLEQLAKFIHPEIFGTNLESYKMNIIDMKSEE
- a CDS encoding radical SAM protein, yielding MTRIYHIVYFTYDNSLYMFFRGCNFNCVGCILKLSAWDCHLTADIRSQLDSLIGVRTLNFKEMQKIIEPLGVDRVVLGGGEPTIDAEIVDVVRWLNSIGVKTILLTNGYALSEDRVRELEANGLNEICVSIKAVSDIIHVRYTGKSNEKVLKNFKLLTKCGIRLRAESVLIPGLIEAAEIKNIARFIASVDSSIPYRIDGYTPVPGTPWRQPSKEEVFGAVKVAGEYLENVSCIYSEMELKGNVHIVYPLLHKGH
- a CDS encoding iron chelate uptake ABC transporter family permease subunit — encoded protein: MLEASESRYLRRYRRWGEIIVALTVLLVIITILSLNVGFAQIPISNIIRILIYDVPYVGNSFGGSGFSESERLIVTQIRLPRILAGILVGVSLAASGTVFQGIFRNPMADPYVLGVSSGAALGAALAIVLRVGFTLFGINTLSIMAFAGAVTTTLIVYNIARVGSRTPVVTLLLSGIAVSIFLSAIVAILQVIAGWELHKLVFWLMGGFSYITWNEVLSILPLSCLSVSLMYLFARELNIMALGEEEAQHLGVDVERSRWILLALGSLATAAAVSISGLVGFVGLIVPHLTRILVGPDHRILIPASLLAGAIFLITCDAVARVIFAPSELPVGIITALSGGPFFIYLLRKRKGSYSL
- a CDS encoding ABC transporter ATP-binding protein — translated: MVFLELHDISFRYESVDVLENITFSIGEGEFVGVLGPNGSGKTTLLRTISGLLKPYKGAVLLNGTDIHRLSSKDVAKQVAVVPQDSVAAFNFTALDIVLMGRNPHLSRFQLENPRDLAIAKKALELTGVWHLADRPITEVSGGERQRIIIARALAQEPKVLLLDEPTLHLDIDSQIGIMDLLKNLCKKDKLIVMAVLHDFNLAARYCDKIILLHEKKIVSLGRAEDVLNKENMAKVFGVEAIVKRHPMTDTLYIIPITTSPIKKRTSGEFKVHVICGGGSGASLMVKLVKRGWDVTAGVLNILDTDYEAAQMLNIQVASEAPFSPITKEAFEENRKLIQSADVVVVTDFPVGHGNLRNLEAAFIAVEKGIPTLVINSTPIQERDFTNGEAERYFHKLVGNGATIVKNPDEVFRIIEGLIN